A region of Candidatus Cloacimonadota bacterium DNA encodes the following proteins:
- a CDS encoding T9SS type A sorting domain-containing protein encodes MKNVIVCLLFFCVIFSLSAGAWTWAKSLDAAEVRAWDMASSPFCDALWVAGQFSETMNFMGQEYPALGEPDAYVAKYSLAGEEQWFRSFGSPEEDVCFSVATGYNDWGNCFFTGYFNGTMSVEGIELVSNGSWDVFYGKLDADGNLQWLKKFGGALYDMGYGMAVDSEDYFVITGWFADSIDFGNGIILESYGGSDMFLARFDPQGNCLWARHGGGIGVDYGFKVDVGLDGKIYATGTSSVGADFDGLTPSQNGMFLAVYDVDGTILRLTSAKNANPINISVSKQSESESRVLLTGRVTGSAIFDGVTYSSMDDSDDIFLAEYDFEENLWSNVQIIGGPGSDKGRAVFVHDVFGYSLAASFEEELYYQGLEAIAEGSWDCLLIREFDEPAMTWFGSQNTDVIADLLRYDAFREYSCGWYCGEMNLGGVTLNSGSDFIQSGFVACYDFSASSVNAEFLPAPSSLFCYPNPFGETLYIQTKLGEAQTLRVFNLKGQKVKTLQPQGKNNWHWDGRNESGSKCPPGVYIISGEKGLGVRKILLAP; translated from the coding sequence ATGAAAAATGTAATCGTTTGCCTGCTGTTTTTCTGCGTCATTTTTTCGCTTTCCGCAGGGGCATGGACTTGGGCAAAAAGCCTCGATGCTGCGGAAGTGAGAGCTTGGGATATGGCTTCCTCACCGTTCTGCGACGCGCTTTGGGTGGCAGGGCAATTCAGCGAAACCATGAATTTCATGGGACAGGAATATCCCGCCCTGGGCGAGCCTGATGCCTACGTTGCCAAATATTCCCTCGCCGGCGAGGAGCAGTGGTTTCGAAGTTTCGGCTCTCCGGAGGAAGATGTATGTTTTTCCGTGGCAACTGGTTACAACGATTGGGGCAATTGCTTTTTCACCGGCTATTTTAATGGCACGATGAGCGTGGAAGGAATTGAACTGGTTTCAAACGGGAGCTGGGACGTGTTTTATGGCAAACTGGATGCGGACGGTAACTTGCAGTGGCTCAAAAAGTTCGGCGGAGCCTTGTACGATATGGGCTATGGCATGGCGGTGGATAGTGAGGATTATTTTGTGATTACGGGCTGGTTTGCAGACTCAATCGATTTTGGAAATGGCATCATTCTGGAGTCTTACGGCGGCAGCGATATGTTCCTGGCACGTTTTGACCCCCAAGGAAACTGTCTCTGGGCACGGCATGGCGGCGGAATCGGTGTTGATTATGGTTTCAAGGTCGATGTGGGATTGGATGGCAAAATTTACGCCACCGGCACATCCTCTGTGGGAGCGGATTTTGATGGACTCACCCCAAGCCAAAACGGTATGTTTTTAGCGGTTTATGATGTGGACGGCACCATCCTGCGCCTGACCTCGGCAAAGAACGCCAACCCCATAAATATCAGCGTTTCAAAGCAATCGGAATCCGAAAGCAGGGTTTTGCTGACCGGAAGGGTGACCGGTTCGGCGATTTTCGACGGCGTAACTTACAGCAGCATGGATGATTCCGACGATATATTCCTGGCGGAATACGATTTTGAGGAAAACCTCTGGAGCAATGTTCAAATCATCGGTGGGCCTGGTTCTGACAAGGGTCGCGCCGTTTTCGTGCATGATGTTTTTGGTTACAGCCTGGCAGCTTCATTTGAGGAAGAGCTTTATTATCAAGGACTTGAAGCCATTGCTGAAGGCAGTTGGGATTGCCTGCTCATACGTGAATTCGATGAACCTGCCATGACCTGGTTTGGCAGCCAAAACACTGATGTGATTGCCGATTTGCTGCGCTATGACGCCTTCCGCGAATATAGTTGCGGCTGGTATTGCGGAGAGATGAACCTGGGTGGCGTAACTTTGAATAGCGGCTCAGACTTTATCCAAAGCGGCTTTGTTGCCTGCTACGATTTTTCCGCCAGTTCCGTCAATGCTGAATTTTTGCCCGCACCCTCTTCCCTATTCTGTTATCCAAATCCTTTTGGGGAAACGCTTTACATCCAAACAAAACTTGGGGAGGCGCAAACTTTGCGTGTTTTCAACCTCAAGGGTCAAAAAGTGAAAACTCTACAACCCCAAGGGAAAAACAACTGGCATTGGGATGGACGTAACGAAAGCGGAAGCAAGTGCCCGCCAGGGGTTTACATCATCTCAGGAGAGAAAGGCTTGGGAGTGAGAAAGATCTTGCTGGCTCCCTGA
- the nuoE gene encoding NADH-quinone oxidoreductase subunit NuoE: MMEQDFSRLDEIISAHREKKGALIPLLQAVQGLDGYLSRPVLQYIASELGIPPAEVYGVATFYSIFRLQPQGKHIIRLCKGTACHVSDADGIKASLFENLGLALNESTTKDMQFTVVEVACLGCCSLAPVIMIDDQTFGKLSPEMIPGILDRFRDAGA, encoded by the coding sequence CTGATGGAACAGGATTTTAGCAGGCTGGATGAGATTATTTCAGCCCACCGGGAAAAAAAGGGAGCGCTGATACCGCTATTGCAGGCTGTGCAAGGCCTGGACGGCTATCTTTCCCGCCCTGTTCTGCAATATATTGCCAGCGAACTGGGCATCCCGCCCGCCGAAGTTTACGGTGTGGCTACCTTTTATTCAATTTTCCGGCTTCAGCCCCAGGGAAAACATATCATCCGCCTTTGCAAAGGCACTGCCTGTCATGTTTCAGATGCGGATGGGATTAAAGCTTCGCTTTTTGAAAACCTCGGCTTGGCGTTAAACGAAAGCACCACCAAGGATATGCAATTCACGGTGGTGGAAGTGGCTTGCCTGGGCTGCTGTTCCCTGGCGCCGGTGATTATGATTGACGACCAAACTTTTGGCAAGCTGAGTCCGGAGATGATTCCCGGCATTTTGGATCGTTTCAGGGACGCGGGGGCTTGA
- a CDS encoding NADH-quinone oxidoreductase subunit NuoF: MDKMMVKVGLASCGIAAGAEEVYLKLQEHLGAHPGAFQLAETACNGMCFEEPIVELCGLELGKVTLGRVNPQNILALVEEYKSGKLPSSNIILAELHPAKHNELMANQKRIVLQNCGIIDPLSIQDYEDRGGYVALRKALKLSPENIIAEIQNSGLRGRGGAGFSTGLKWALCAASKSDKKYVICNADEGDPGAFMDRSMLEGDPHKVLEGMMIGAYAMGSDEGYIYCRAEYPLAIKHLNAAIKAAQERNYLGNNILGTGFSFKLHIKEGAGAFVCGEETALIHSIEGSRGMPTIRPPFPAESGLWGKPTNINNVETWANIAWIIQNGAQAFRAMGTHKSPGTKVFALAGMIAGSGLIEIPMGMTLRDIIYKVGGGMKTDKPFKALQIGGPSGGCVPAELLDTIVDYDSITATGAIMGSGGMVVMDSGTCMVDVARYFLNFTQNESCGKCTFCRIGTRRMLEILTRITEGKGVPEDLDKLEELATNIIKGSLCGLGQSAPNPVLTTLKYFREEYLAHINENRCPAGVCTVLLRYEIHPDKCIGCTACARACPVNCISGYVKKPHLIDQSQCIQCGQCYKVCKFDAITKG; encoded by the coding sequence ATGGATAAAATGATGGTGAAAGTCGGGCTGGCAAGCTGTGGCATTGCCGCCGGTGCTGAAGAAGTCTATCTCAAACTGCAAGAGCATCTTGGCGCTCATCCCGGGGCGTTCCAGCTTGCGGAAACCGCCTGCAACGGCATGTGTTTTGAAGAGCCGATTGTGGAGCTTTGCGGGCTGGAATTGGGAAAAGTGACCCTGGGACGCGTGAATCCTCAGAATATCCTGGCTTTGGTGGAAGAATATAAAAGCGGCAAGCTGCCTTCCTCAAACATAATTTTGGCAGAGCTGCATCCCGCGAAACACAATGAACTGATGGCAAACCAAAAGCGTATCGTGTTGCAAAACTGTGGGATTATCGATCCGCTTTCGATACAGGATTATGAAGATCGCGGTGGCTACGTCGCCCTGCGCAAAGCTTTGAAACTTTCCCCGGAAAACATCATTGCTGAAATCCAAAACTCCGGTTTGCGAGGACGCGGAGGCGCGGGATTTTCCACCGGACTGAAATGGGCACTCTGCGCGGCATCCAAAAGCGACAAAAAATATGTGATTTGCAATGCCGACGAAGGCGACCCCGGCGCGTTCATGGATCGCAGCATGCTGGAAGGCGACCCTCACAAAGTGTTGGAAGGCATGATGATAGGCGCCTACGCCATGGGTTCGGATGAAGGTTATATCTATTGCCGGGCTGAATATCCGCTCGCCATCAAACATTTGAATGCTGCCATCAAAGCCGCCCAGGAGCGTAACTATCTGGGAAACAACATTCTGGGCACGGGTTTCAGCTTCAAGCTCCACATCAAGGAAGGTGCGGGAGCTTTCGTTTGCGGCGAAGAAACCGCGCTCATTCATTCCATTGAGGGAAGCCGCGGTATGCCCACAATCAGGCCTCCGTTCCCGGCGGAAAGCGGACTTTGGGGCAAACCCACAAATATTAACAACGTGGAAACCTGGGCAAATATTGCCTGGATTATCCAAAACGGCGCCCAGGCTTTCAGGGCTATGGGAACCCATAAATCACCGGGCACCAAGGTGTTCGCCCTGGCTGGAATGATTGCCGGCAGCGGTTTGATTGAAATTCCGATGGGAATGACGCTGCGGGACATTATCTATAAAGTTGGCGGCGGCATGAAAACCGACAAACCCTTCAAAGCGCTGCAGATTGGCGGGCCTTCCGGAGGCTGTGTGCCCGCGGAACTGCTTGATACCATTGTGGATTACGACAGCATCACCGCCACAGGCGCCATCATGGGTTCGGGTGGAATGGTGGTGATGGATTCCGGCACTTGCATGGTTGACGTGGCTCGCTATTTCTTGAATTTCACCCAAAACGAATCCTGCGGAAAATGTACATTTTGCCGAATTGGAACGCGGCGCATGTTGGAAATTCTCACCCGCATCACCGAGGGCAAGGGAGTGCCCGAAGACCTTGATAAACTTGAAGAACTGGCAACGAACATCATCAAAGGTTCCCTGTGCGGACTGGGGCAATCCGCGCCAAATCCGGTTTTAACCACTTTGAAGTATTTTAGAGAAGAATATCTGGCGCATATAAACGAAAACCGCTGTCCCGCAGGGGTTTGCACCGTTCTTTTGCGCTATGAAATCCATCCTGATAAATGTATCGGCTGCACCGCCTGCGCGCGTGCCTGTCCTGTAAACTGCATTTCCGGATATGTGAAAAAGCCCCACCTCATCGATCAAAGCCAGTGCATCCAATGTGGACAGTGCTACAAAGTCTGCAAATTCGATGCCATCACAAAAGGATAA